The Sagittula stellata E-37 sequence TGGATCTTCTTGAAGAACCGGTCGCCGCGCCACGTCCAGAAGAAGAGCATCGAACGCCCTGCGGAGGAGAACATCACCCGGTCCGCCCGGCCCACGAGGTTCTCGTAGGGTACAAAGCCCACGCCGCCGGTCATGGAGCTGACCCGGCTGTCGGAGGAGTTGTCGCGGTTGTCGCCCATGAAGAAGAAGTTGCCTTCGGGCACGGTGAAGACGCCGGTGTTGTCGGAGCCCTGCGTGCCGATGTTCAGGATCGAGTGGCTGACGCCGTTGGGCAGCGTCTCGATCAGCTTGTCCTTGATGCAGATGCCGCCTTCGCCGACCGGGCCGTTGGCGCAGCGCGGGCGCAGGCGCTGGGGGCCTTGCGGTGCGGCGATCTCTTCGAAGGTGCCGTCGGGCTGCACCTCGACCGCCTGATCGTTGATGTAGAGGATGCCGTTGCGCATCTGGATGCGGTCGCCGGGCAGGCCGATCAGCCGCTTGATGAAGTCGCGCCCGGTGGTCGGGTGGCGGAAGACCACCACGTCGCCGCGCTTGGGCTCGGACCCGAAGAGGCGGGTGTTGTCGCCGTCGGCCCAGCCGCAGATGTCATGCGCGTCGATGTCGATGCCGAAGCGCGGGACGATGACGGAGGGGCAGGAGGCGTAGGAATAGCCGTAGGCCATCTTGTTCACGAAGAGGAAGTCGCCGATCAGCAGCGTGTCCTTCATCGAGCCCGAGGGAATCCAGAACGGCTGGAACAGGAAAGTGCGGAAGACGCCGGCGATGAGCAACGCGTAGACGATGGTCTTGACGGTCTCGAGCAGACCACCCTTTTTCTCTTCGCTTGCCATTCAATGCCCCTTACCGGAATTCCCCCGCGCTACATGAGCGGCAGGGCAGGGCGTGTCAAGGCGGCTCTCCAACCGTTGACAGATCGTGGAACGGGCGTACCGTGGGGGCATACTTCACAGGTCATATTTTCGTCGGGACGGATGGATCATGTTTTTTAGGATCGCCTGCGTGGTGCTGGGCTTTGTCGTTGCCGCGATGCCGGCCCATGCGCTGGAAGACTGCAAGTTCGAATTCAAGATCGACGCGCAAAGTTCTGCCTTTCAGGCGCTGGTCGAGGGCGCGGCGACGCGTGGCGGGTTCTGGCGCCCGATCCGTGAGGCGCCGCAGGACGTGCAGGACATCGGCCGGTTCATCGGGCGGCTGGACGTCTGCCTGATGACGCCGGATGGCAAGCCGCGCACCGTGCAGACGCCGAACGGATCGACCACGCTGAATTCGCCCTACGTGACCAATTGCACCGCCGCGCTGCTGCCCGGTAACCGGCTTTTGACCAACGTGCATTGCTTCCGCGAGCCGAGCCTTGTGGCGGCAGGCTTTACCCGGGTGCGGGAGGCGCGGATCAACTTCGGCTACACCTCGACCGACTTCACCGGAAACGTGCAGACCTTCCTTGTGGACGACCGCGAGATCGCCGCCGACGACGCCACCGACGCCATGCTGTTGCAGATCATCGGGGCCGATGCGAACGCGGTTCTGGGCGGCAGCATCCCGATGGTGATGGAGACCGACTTCACCCCGCGCCGTGCGCTGACC is a genomic window containing:
- the lepB gene encoding signal peptidase I, with protein sequence MASEEKKGGLLETVKTIVYALLIAGVFRTFLFQPFWIPSGSMKDTLLIGDFLFVNKMAYGYSYASCPSVIVPRFGIDIDAHDICGWADGDNTRLFGSEPKRGDVVVFRHPTTGRDFIKRLIGLPGDRIQMRNGILYINDQAVEVQPDGTFEEIAAPQGPQRLRPRCANGPVGEGGICIKDKLIETLPNGVSHSILNIGTQGSDNTGVFTVPEGNFFFMGDNRDNSSDSRVSSMTGGVGFVPYENLVGRADRVMFSSAGRSMLFFWTWRGDRFFKKIQ